In the Streptomyces sp. cg36 genome, one interval contains:
- the argC gene encoding N-acetyl-gamma-glutamyl-phosphate reductase gives MAVRAAVAGASGYAGGELLRLLLAHPDVEIGALTGNSNAGQRLGALQPHLLPLAGRVLRPTTTEVLGRGHDVVFLALPHGQSAAVAEELGDEVLVIDMGADFRLKDAADWEAFYGSPHAGTWPYGLPELPGGRAALEGSKRIAVPGCYPTAVSLALFPAYESGVAGPEAVIVAASGTSGAGKAAKPHLLGSEVMGSMSPYGVGGGHRHTPEMVQNLSAAAGERVTVSFTPTLAPMPRGILATCSARARPGVTAEAVRAAYQKAFADEPFVHLLPEGQWPATASVYGSNAVQIQVAFDAGAHRIVVVAAIDNLTKGTAGAAVQSMNIALGIDETTGLTTTGVAP, from the coding sequence ATGGCGGTACGAGCGGCAGTGGCCGGGGCGAGCGGGTACGCGGGCGGGGAGCTGCTGCGGCTGCTCCTCGCGCACCCGGACGTCGAGATCGGGGCCCTGACCGGGAACAGCAACGCCGGGCAGCGGCTCGGCGCGCTCCAGCCGCATCTGCTCCCGCTGGCCGGGCGCGTGCTCCGGCCCACCACCACCGAGGTGCTGGGCCGCGGCCACGACGTGGTCTTCCTGGCGCTGCCGCACGGCCAGTCCGCCGCCGTCGCCGAAGAGCTCGGGGACGAGGTGCTCGTCATCGACATGGGCGCCGACTTCCGGCTCAAGGACGCCGCGGACTGGGAGGCGTTCTACGGCTCCCCGCACGCCGGGACCTGGCCCTACGGGCTGCCCGAACTGCCGGGAGGCCGCGCCGCGCTGGAGGGGTCCAAGCGCATCGCGGTCCCCGGTTGCTACCCCACCGCCGTCTCGCTCGCGCTCTTCCCCGCGTACGAGAGCGGTGTCGCCGGGCCCGAGGCCGTGATCGTCGCGGCCTCCGGCACCTCCGGCGCGGGCAAGGCGGCCAAGCCGCATCTGCTCGGCAGCGAGGTGATGGGCTCCATGTCGCCGTACGGCGTGGGCGGCGGGCACCGGCACACCCCCGAGATGGTGCAGAACCTCAGCGCCGCCGCCGGGGAGCGGGTCACCGTCTCCTTCACCCCGACGCTCGCCCCCATGCCCCGGGGCATCCTCGCCACCTGCTCCGCCAGGGCGAGGCCGGGCGTCACGGCGGAGGCGGTGCGGGCGGCGTACCAGAAGGCGTTCGCGGACGAGCCGTTCGTCCATCTGCTCCCGGAGGGGCAGTGGCCCGCCACCGCCTCGGTGTACGGCTCGAACGCCGTGCAGATCCAGGTGGCGTTCGACGCGGGCGCCCACCGGATCGTGGTGGTCGCCGCGATCGACAACCTGACCAAGGGCACCGCGGGCGCCGCGGTGCAGAGCATGAACATCGCCCTGGGGATCGACGAGACCACGGGCCTGACGACGACCGGGGTCGCCCCGTGA
- a CDS encoding acetylornithine transaminase: MSGLTQRWQQVMTDNYGTPPLALVRGEGARVWAEDGTEYADFVGGIAVNALGHAHPAVVAAVSRQISSLGHVSNLYVAEPPVALAERLLQLFGRPGRVFFCNSGAEANEGAFKIGRLTGRTRMVATEGGFHGRTMGALALTGQPGKQGPFRPLPGDVTHVPYGDAEALRAAVTEETALVVIEPIQGENGVVVPPEGYLRAAREITSATGTLLVLDEVQTGIGRTGTWFEYQQHEGVLPDVVTLAKGLGGGLPIGATVAFGPAADLFRPGQHGTTFGGNPVACAAGLAVLDTLAADGVLDDVKRLGERLRDGIEALAHPLVSHVRGAGLLLGIVLTEAVAAQVQRAAQDAGFLVNVPAPDVVRLMPPLIIGDAEVDSFLGALPGVLAAVTNGDGRSGE; encoded by the coding sequence ATGAGCGGCCTCACCCAGCGGTGGCAGCAGGTCATGACGGACAACTACGGCACCCCGCCGCTCGCCCTGGTGCGCGGCGAGGGCGCCAGGGTGTGGGCCGAGGACGGCACCGAGTACGCCGACTTCGTGGGCGGCATCGCGGTGAACGCCCTCGGCCACGCCCACCCGGCGGTCGTGGCGGCGGTTTCCCGCCAGATCTCCTCGCTCGGCCACGTCTCCAACCTCTATGTCGCCGAGCCCCCGGTCGCGCTCGCCGAACGGCTGCTCCAGCTCTTCGGCCGGCCGGGCCGGGTCTTCTTCTGCAACTCCGGCGCCGAGGCCAACGAGGGCGCTTTCAAGATCGGCCGGCTGACCGGGCGCACCCGCATGGTCGCCACCGAGGGCGGCTTCCACGGCCGGACCATGGGCGCGCTCGCGCTCACCGGCCAGCCGGGGAAGCAGGGCCCGTTCCGGCCGCTGCCCGGCGACGTCACGCACGTTCCGTACGGGGACGCCGAGGCGCTGCGGGCCGCGGTCACCGAGGAGACCGCGCTGGTCGTCATCGAGCCGATCCAGGGCGAGAACGGCGTGGTCGTCCCGCCCGAGGGCTATCTGCGGGCGGCCCGCGAGATCACCTCGGCCACCGGCACGCTGCTCGTCCTCGACGAGGTGCAGACCGGCATCGGGCGCACCGGCACCTGGTTCGAGTACCAGCAGCACGAGGGCGTACTGCCCGATGTCGTCACCCTCGCCAAGGGGCTGGGCGGCGGGCTGCCGATCGGCGCGACCGTCGCCTTCGGACCCGCCGCCGACCTTTTCCGGCCAGGACAGCACGGCACCACCTTCGGCGGGAACCCGGTCGCCTGCGCGGCCGGACTCGCCGTTCTCGACACGCTGGCGGCCGACGGCGTGCTCGACGACGTGAAGCGGCTGGGGGAGCGGCTGCGCGACGGAATCGAGGCACTGGCGCACCCGCTGGTCTCCCATGTCCGCGGTGCGGGCCTGCTGCTGGGTATCGTGCTCACCGAGGCCGTCGCAGCTCAGGTGCAGCGTGCGGCCCAGGACGCCGGGTTCCTCGTCAACGTGCCCGCCCCCGATGTCGTACGGCTGATGCCGCCGCTGATCATCGGTGACGCGGAGGTGGACTCGTTCCTCGGGGCGCTGCCCGGTGTCCTCGCAGCGGTGACCAACGGGGACGGAAGATCCGGAGAATGA
- a CDS encoding response regulator: protein MTIRVLIADDQMMVRQGLTVLLNAEPGIEVVGQAVDGLDAVAKVAELAPDVVLMDVRMPELGGIEATRRITAPADAAVKVLILTTFDLDEYVYEALRAGACGFLLKDASAAELAHAVRVVAAGDALLAPNITKRLIAEFSRTAGAPRAPLRERVATLTGRETEVLSLIAQGLSNAEIAGGLVVAEQTVKTHVSRILVKLGLRDRTQAAVFAYESGLVRPSGY, encoded by the coding sequence ATGACGATCCGCGTGCTCATAGCCGACGACCAGATGATGGTCCGCCAGGGCCTCACCGTGCTGCTGAACGCCGAACCCGGCATCGAGGTCGTCGGGCAGGCCGTGGACGGCCTGGACGCGGTGGCCAAGGTCGCCGAACTCGCCCCGGACGTGGTCCTGATGGACGTGCGGATGCCCGAGCTCGGCGGCATCGAGGCCACCCGCCGGATCACCGCCCCGGCCGACGCCGCCGTGAAGGTCCTCATCCTCACCACCTTCGACCTGGACGAGTACGTCTACGAGGCGCTGCGCGCGGGCGCCTGCGGCTTTCTGCTCAAGGACGCGTCGGCCGCCGAACTCGCCCACGCCGTAAGGGTGGTGGCGGCCGGGGACGCGCTGCTCGCCCCGAACATCACCAAGCGCCTGATCGCCGAGTTCTCCCGTACGGCGGGCGCCCCGCGCGCCCCGCTGCGCGAGCGCGTGGCCACGCTGACCGGGCGTGAGACGGAGGTCCTGTCCCTGATCGCGCAGGGCCTCTCCAACGCGGAGATCGCCGGGGGCCTGGTGGTCGCGGAGCAGACGGTGAAGACCCATGTGAGCCGCATCCTGGTCAAACTCGGCCTGCGCGACCGCACCCAGGCGGCGGTGTTCGCGTACGAGTCGGGGCTGGTGCGGCCGAGCGGCTACTGA
- a CDS encoding sensor histidine kinase gives MPGLSGDDEGETVSGGGVARPVGAVRTVLRAVREDLFRAARDPLPRQGMLGWLPHVHVVLFALVVGLANAGEYANAMNPVTVPVGICTVLQAGSVALALFRPVPAMWLSTAALFVTAEAADGRIPVGRVWPWSVSGIALHTLVLLLLSLRVPTRVSIAALVITLGSGMVSAASPAQTHNQVLSRAAIAFATAVVVGASLRTGRVARDRLVEQEVLTAEERARRTLLEERGRIARELHDVVAHHMSVISIQAQVAPHLVAEPSDELRENLAGIRENAVQALTELRRVLGVLRSSGPEAEAARHAPQPTLDRLGALVANVRAAGLDVVTETTGTPRPLSPGTGLCAFRIVQEALSNAMRHAPGARVRVLIGYRPAGLAVRVTNSAPARAPGDSPGTGHGLLGMRERAAMLGGELATGPTPDGGFEVTALLPADPAEDTP, from the coding sequence GTGCCTGGGCTGAGCGGCGACGACGAGGGGGAAACGGTGTCGGGTGGGGGAGTGGCGCGGCCGGTGGGGGCCGTGCGGACGGTGCTGCGCGCGGTGCGCGAGGACCTGTTCCGGGCGGCGCGCGACCCGCTGCCGCGCCAGGGGATGCTGGGCTGGCTGCCCCATGTGCACGTGGTGCTGTTCGCCCTGGTGGTGGGGTTGGCCAACGCGGGCGAGTACGCCAACGCGATGAACCCGGTGACGGTGCCGGTCGGGATCTGCACGGTGCTCCAGGCCGGGTCGGTGGCGCTGGCCCTGTTCCGTCCGGTGCCCGCCATGTGGCTGTCGACGGCCGCGCTGTTCGTGACGGCCGAGGCCGCGGACGGCCGCATCCCGGTGGGCCGGGTCTGGCCGTGGAGCGTCTCCGGGATCGCGCTGCACACCCTGGTGCTGCTGCTCCTGTCGCTGCGGGTGCCGACCCGGGTGTCGATCGCCGCGCTGGTGATCACCCTGGGCTCGGGCATGGTCTCCGCGGCCTCCCCGGCCCAGACCCACAACCAGGTGCTCAGCCGGGCCGCGATCGCCTTCGCCACCGCCGTGGTCGTCGGCGCCTCGCTGCGCACCGGCCGGGTGGCCCGCGACCGGCTGGTGGAGCAGGAGGTGCTCACCGCCGAGGAACGGGCCCGGCGCACCCTCCTGGAGGAGCGCGGCCGGATCGCCCGCGAACTGCACGACGTGGTCGCCCACCACATGTCGGTGATCTCCATCCAGGCGCAGGTCGCCCCGCACCTGGTGGCGGAGCCCTCCGACGAACTCCGGGAGAACCTGGCGGGCATCCGCGAGAACGCCGTCCAGGCGCTCACCGAACTGCGCCGGGTCCTCGGGGTGCTGCGCTCGTCCGGTCCGGAGGCGGAGGCCGCCCGGCACGCCCCGCAGCCCACCCTGGACCGGCTCGGCGCCCTGGTCGCCAATGTGCGCGCGGCCGGTCTCGACGTGGTCACCGAGACGACCGGCACCCCGCGCCCGCTCTCGCCGGGCACCGGGCTCTGCGCGTTCCGCATCGTCCAGGAGGCGCTGAGCAACGCGATGCGGCACGCGCCGGGGGCGCGCGTGCGGGTCCTGATCGGCTACCGCCCGGCCGGGCTCGCGGTGCGCGTCACCAACTCCGCGCCCGCCCGCGCCCCCGGGGACTCGCCCGGCACCGGCCACGGGCTGCTCGGGATGCGGGAGCGGGCTGCGATGCTGGGGGGCGAACTGGCCACCGGGCCCACCCCCGACGGCGGTTTCGAAGTCACCGCGCTGCTGCCCGCCGACCCCGCCGAGGACACCCCATGA
- a CDS encoding arginine repressor, whose protein sequence is MTDEAQDQELGGPAVPQTRTARHRRIVDILNRQPVRSQSQLAKLLADDGLSVTQATLSRDLDELGAVKIRNTGGELIYAVPSEGGFRTPKAPLGESAKEERMRRLSAELLISAEASANLVVLRTPPGAAQFLASAIDQAELHDILGTIAGDDTLMLISRDPAGGQALADHLLRLAQNDR, encoded by the coding sequence ATGACCGACGAGGCGCAGGACCAAGAGCTCGGCGGCCCCGCCGTACCGCAGACCCGCACCGCCCGCCACCGCCGGATCGTGGACATCCTCAACCGGCAGCCGGTGCGGTCCCAGAGCCAGCTGGCCAAGCTGCTCGCGGACGACGGGCTGAGCGTCACCCAGGCGACGCTCTCCCGCGACCTCGACGAGCTGGGCGCGGTGAAGATCCGCAACACCGGCGGCGAGCTGATCTACGCGGTGCCCAGCGAGGGCGGCTTCCGCACGCCCAAGGCCCCCCTCGGCGAGTCGGCCAAGGAGGAGCGGATGCGCCGGCTCTCCGCGGAGCTGCTGATCTCCGCGGAGGCGTCCGCCAACCTGGTGGTGCTGCGCACCCCGCCGGGCGCCGCCCAGTTCCTCGCCTCGGCCATCGACCAGGCCGAACTCCACGACATCCTCGGCACGATCGCGGGTGACGACACCCTGATGCTGATCAGCCGGGACCCGGCGGGCGGCCAGGCGCTGGCGGACCATCTGCTGCGGCTGGCGCAGAACGACCGCTAG
- a CDS encoding sugar O-acetyltransferase: MGENKRLMLAGEWYLPDDPELAADTERRIARCAAYNASAGAPPAERHALLAQLLGGADPSVRVRPPFHCDFGYNITIGAGTFVNFGAVFLDTGRITVGRDVQIGPNVQLLTPTHELDAERRRAGWEKAEPVTIGDNVWLGGGVIVCPGVSIGANTVVGAGAVVTRDLPAGVLAVGNPARVVRELT; encoded by the coding sequence GTGGGCGAGAACAAGCGGCTGATGCTGGCCGGTGAGTGGTACCTGCCGGACGACCCCGAGCTGGCGGCGGACACCGAGCGCCGGATCGCGCGGTGCGCGGCCTACAACGCCTCCGCCGGGGCGCCGCCCGCCGAGCGCCACGCGCTGCTGGCCCAACTGCTGGGCGGGGCCGACCCGTCGGTACGGGTGCGACCGCCGTTCCACTGCGACTTCGGCTACAACATCACGATCGGCGCCGGTACGTTCGTGAACTTCGGCGCGGTCTTCCTCGACACCGGACGGATCACCGTCGGCCGGGACGTCCAGATCGGCCCGAACGTCCAACTGCTCACCCCCACCCACGAGTTGGACGCCGAACGACGGCGGGCCGGGTGGGAGAAGGCGGAGCCGGTGACGATCGGCGACAACGTGTGGCTGGGCGGCGGGGTGATCGTCTGCCCCGGGGTGAGCATCGGCGCGAACACGGTGGTGGGCGCGGGCGCGGTGGTCACCCGGGACCTGCCCGCCGGGGTACTCGCGGTCGGCAACCCGGCCCGGGTGGTACGCGAGTTGACCTGA
- a CDS encoding L,D-transpeptidase — MRTALALGAALLALAAPAATADTARPFPAPNLPNRMADTGGGTQLITAEAPATGSTTGRVTWWNKRGPLWVEAGRADARFGANGLVEGTARKQSTSTTPTGLYDLPYAFGTTAAPAGTRYSYRRATDRSWWCEDTAAQAYNRWVEGLPADCRASESERIAAFPTQYARALVVGFNYDQPVRGRGAGIFLHVNGKGATAGCVSVPADAMARILAWADPAEHPHIAIGTASGPTALTRY; from the coding sequence ATGCGTACCGCTCTCGCACTCGGCGCGGCCCTGCTCGCGCTCGCGGCCCCGGCCGCCACGGCGGACACCGCCCGCCCCTTCCCCGCCCCGAACCTGCCCAACCGGATGGCCGACACCGGCGGCGGCACCCAGCTGATCACCGCCGAGGCACCCGCAACCGGCTCCACCACGGGCCGGGTGACCTGGTGGAACAAGCGCGGGCCGCTGTGGGTGGAGGCGGGCCGGGCCGACGCGCGGTTCGGCGCCAACGGGCTGGTCGAGGGCACCGCCCGCAAGCAGAGCACCAGCACCACACCGACCGGCCTCTACGACCTGCCGTACGCCTTCGGCACCACGGCCGCGCCCGCCGGGACGCGCTACTCCTACCGCCGCGCCACCGACAGGTCCTGGTGGTGCGAGGACACCGCCGCGCAGGCGTACAACCGCTGGGTGGAGGGGCTGCCCGCGGACTGCCGCGCGAGCGAGTCGGAGCGGATCGCCGCGTTCCCCACGCAGTACGCCCGCGCACTGGTGGTCGGGTTCAACTACGACCAGCCGGTGCGCGGGCGCGGTGCCGGGATCTTCCTGCACGTCAACGGAAAGGGCGCGACGGCCGGTTGCGTCTCCGTCCCGGCCGACGCGATGGCCCGCATCCTGGCCTGGGCGGACCCGGCCGAACACCCCCACATCGCGATCGGCACGGCGTCCGGGCCGACCGCGCTCACCCGTTACTGA
- a CDS encoding PLP-dependent aminotransferase family protein, which yields MQERSSVAELANSLRDELDRYSVGGKLPSSRALVERYRVSPVTVSRALAQLAAEGLVVTRPGAGVFRAEPRAAAARPGDTSWQEVALSADAATELVPRAVDASGVLVTLAVPPPEVIEFSGGYLAPALQPERAMAAALARAGRRPGAWGRPPADGLAELREWFARQIGGTVTAAEVLICAGGQSALTTALRALAPPGAPVLVESPTYPGMLAVARASGCRPVPVPADTDGVRPDLLAEAFRATGARVLVSQPLFQNPTGAVLAPARRAEVLRIARAAGAFVIEDDFARLLVHADAGPLPAPLAADDPDGVVVHVRSLTKATSPSLRVGALAARGPVLERLRAIQVVDSFFVPRPLQETALELVGSPAWPRHLRAVAAELAARRQAMAAALAQHLPGVALPHLPSGGYHLWLRLPDGTPESAVASAALRHGVAVAPGRPYFSAEPPAPHLRLSYAGVAGRSEIEEGVRRLRSAYDEVGAG from the coding sequence ATGCAAGAGCGTAGCAGTGTGGCCGAACTGGCAAACAGCCTCAGAGATGAGCTCGACCGCTACTCGGTGGGTGGAAAGCTGCCGTCCAGCCGTGCGCTCGTCGAGCGCTACCGCGTCTCCCCGGTCACGGTCTCGCGCGCGCTCGCCCAGCTCGCCGCCGAGGGCCTGGTGGTGACCCGGCCGGGCGCCGGAGTCTTCCGCGCCGAACCCCGCGCCGCCGCCGCCCGCCCCGGCGACACCTCCTGGCAGGAGGTCGCCCTGAGCGCCGACGCCGCCACCGAGCTGGTGCCGCGCGCGGTCGACGCCTCCGGCGTGCTGGTCACCCTCGCCGTGCCGCCGCCCGAGGTCATCGAGTTCAGCGGCGGCTATCTCGCCCCCGCCCTCCAGCCCGAGCGCGCGATGGCCGCCGCCCTGGCGCGGGCCGGGCGCCGCCCGGGCGCCTGGGGACGCCCGCCCGCCGACGGCCTCGCCGAGCTGCGCGAGTGGTTCGCCCGCCAGATCGGCGGCACGGTCACCGCGGCCGAGGTGCTGATCTGCGCGGGCGGCCAGTCCGCGCTGACCACGGCGCTGCGCGCGCTCGCGCCGCCCGGCGCGCCCGTCCTGGTGGAGTCGCCCACCTACCCCGGCATGCTCGCGGTGGCCCGCGCCTCCGGATGCCGTCCGGTGCCGGTCCCGGCCGACACCGACGGGGTGCGCCCCGATCTGCTCGCCGAGGCGTTCCGGGCCACCGGCGCCCGCGTCCTGGTCAGCCAGCCCCTCTTCCAGAACCCGACCGGTGCGGTGCTCGCCCCGGCTCGGCGGGCCGAGGTGCTGCGGATCGCCCGTGCCGCCGGGGCGTTCGTGATCGAGGACGACTTCGCGCGGCTGCTCGTGCACGCCGACGCGGGACCGCTGCCCGCGCCGCTGGCGGCCGACGACCCGGACGGCGTCGTCGTGCACGTCCGCTCGCTCACCAAGGCGACCTCGCCGAGCCTGCGCGTCGGCGCGCTCGCCGCCCGGGGCCCGGTCCTGGAGCGGCTGCGCGCGATCCAGGTCGTCGACAGCTTCTTCGTGCCCCGCCCGCTCCAGGAGACCGCCCTCGAACTGGTCGGCTCCCCGGCGTGGCCGCGCCATCTGCGCGCGGTGGCCGCCGAGCTGGCCGCCCGCCGCCAGGCCATGGCGGCGGCCCTGGCCCAGCACCTGCCGGGGGTGGCGCTGCCGCACCTGCCGTCCGGCGGCTACCACCTGTGGCTGCGGCTGCCGGACGGCACGCCCGAGTCCGCGGTGGCCTCGGCCGCCCTGCGCCACGGCGTCGCCGTCGCCCCGGGCCGCCCCTACTTCAGCGCCGAACCCCCGGCCCCCCATCTGCGCCTCAGCTACGCGGGAGTGGCGGGCCGCTCCGAGATCGAGGAGGGGGTACGGCGGCTGCGGTCGGCGTACGACGAGGTGGGCGCGGGCTGA
- the argB gene encoding acetylglutamate kinase: MTTRKHTALPKAQILIEALPWLTRHHGRTVVIKFGGNAMVDDELKAAFAQDVVFLRHAGLRPVVVHGGGPQISAQLDKHGLVSEFKAGLRVTTPEAMDVVRMVLAGQVQRELVGLLNQHGPLAVGLTGEDAHTITATQHRPEIDGELVDIGRVGEITAIDTGAIEALLADGRIPVISSIARSQDDGHVYNVNADTAAAALAAALGAETLMVLTDVEGLYEDWPHSDDVISRLTASQLEKLLPDLSSGMVPKMEGCLFAVRNGVHTARVIDGRVQHSILLEIFTDEGIGTMVVPDGQGEP, encoded by the coding sequence ATGACCACACGAAAGCACACCGCCCTGCCCAAGGCGCAGATCCTCATCGAGGCGCTGCCCTGGCTGACCCGGCACCACGGCAGGACCGTCGTCATCAAGTTCGGCGGCAACGCCATGGTCGACGACGAGCTCAAGGCCGCCTTCGCCCAGGACGTCGTCTTCCTGCGCCACGCCGGTCTGCGCCCGGTCGTGGTGCACGGCGGCGGCCCCCAGATCAGCGCCCAGCTGGACAAGCACGGCCTGGTCAGCGAGTTCAAGGCGGGCCTGCGCGTCACCACGCCCGAGGCCATGGACGTCGTACGGATGGTGCTCGCCGGGCAGGTCCAGCGCGAGCTCGTCGGGCTGCTCAACCAGCACGGCCCGCTCGCCGTCGGCCTGACCGGCGAGGACGCGCACACGATAACCGCCACCCAGCACCGCCCCGAGATCGACGGCGAGCTCGTCGACATCGGCCGGGTCGGCGAGATCACCGCGATCGACACCGGCGCCATCGAGGCCCTCCTCGCGGACGGCCGGATCCCGGTGATCTCCTCGATCGCCCGCTCCCAGGACGACGGACATGTCTACAACGTCAATGCTGATACGGCGGCTGCGGCTCTTGCGGCTGCGCTGGGCGCCGAGACCCTGATGGTCCTCACCGACGTCGAGGGGCTGTACGAGGACTGGCCGCACAGCGACGACGTCATCAGCAGGCTCACCGCGAGCCAGCTGGAGAAGCTGCTGCCCGACCTCTCCAGCGGGATGGTCCCCAAGATGGAGGGCTGTCTGTTCGCGGTGCGCAACGGCGTGCACACCGCGCGCGTGATCGACGGGCGCGTCCAGCACTCGATCCTGCTGGAGATCTTCACCGACGAAGGCATCGGCACCATGGTCGTGCCGGACGGACAGGGGGAACCATGA
- the argJ gene encoding bifunctional glutamate N-acetyltransferase/amino-acid acetyltransferase ArgJ, translated as MSVTAAKGFTAAGIAAGIKENGNPDLALVVNEGPRRAAAGVFTSNRVKAAPVLWSQQVLKGGAVTAVVLNSGGANACTGPRGFQDTHATAEKAAEVLAGHSAGEVAVASTGLIGVTLPMDKLLPGIEKAAAELSAHGGEKAAIAIKTTDTVHKTSVAGRNGWTVGGMAKGAGMLAPGLATMLVVLTTDADLDAPELDRALRDATRTTFDRVDSDGCMSTNDTVLLLASGASGTTPGHAEFAEAVREVCDDLARQLIGDAEGASKDIRIEVVNAASEEDAVEVGRSIARNNLLKCAIHGEDPNWGRVLSAIGTTKAAFDPDLLNVAINDVWVCRNGSVGEDRDLVDMRYREVRITADLAAGSAEPVVIWANDLTADYVHENSAYSS; from the coding sequence GTGAGCGTCACGGCAGCCAAGGGATTCACGGCGGCGGGCATCGCCGCCGGGATCAAGGAGAACGGCAACCCGGACCTGGCCCTCGTGGTCAACGAGGGGCCGCGCCGAGCCGCCGCGGGCGTCTTCACCTCCAACCGCGTCAAGGCCGCCCCCGTGCTGTGGTCCCAGCAGGTCCTCAAGGGCGGCGCGGTCACCGCGGTCGTCCTCAACTCCGGCGGCGCCAACGCCTGTACGGGCCCGCGGGGCTTCCAGGACACCCACGCCACCGCCGAGAAGGCCGCCGAGGTGCTGGCCGGGCACAGCGCGGGCGAGGTCGCCGTCGCGTCGACCGGGCTCATCGGTGTGACGCTGCCGATGGACAAGCTGCTGCCGGGCATCGAGAAGGCCGCCGCCGAACTCTCCGCGCACGGCGGCGAGAAGGCCGCCATCGCCATCAAGACCACCGACACCGTCCACAAGACGTCCGTGGCCGGCCGGAACGGCTGGACCGTGGGCGGCATGGCCAAGGGCGCGGGCATGCTCGCCCCCGGCCTCGCCACCATGCTGGTCGTCCTCACCACCGACGCCGACCTGGACGCCCCGGAGCTGGACCGCGCCCTGCGCGACGCCACCCGGACCACCTTCGACCGGGTCGACTCCGACGGCTGCATGTCCACCAACGACACGGTGCTGCTGCTCGCCTCCGGAGCCTCCGGAACCACTCCCGGCCACGCGGAGTTCGCCGAGGCCGTACGGGAGGTCTGCGACGACCTGGCGCGCCAGCTCATCGGGGACGCCGAGGGCGCCAGCAAGGACATCCGCATCGAGGTCGTGAACGCCGCGAGCGAGGAGGACGCCGTCGAGGTGGGACGCTCCATCGCCCGCAACAACCTCCTCAAGTGCGCCATCCACGGCGAGGACCCCAACTGGGGGCGGGTGCTCTCCGCCATCGGCACCACGAAGGCCGCCTTCGACCCGGACCTGCTCAACGTCGCCATCAACGACGTCTGGGTGTGCAGGAACGGCTCGGTCGGCGAGGACCGCGACCTCGTCGACATGCGCTACCGGGAGGTCCGGATCACCGCCGACCTCGCGGCCGGTTCCGCCGAGCCCGTCGTCATCTGGGCCAACGACCTGACCGCCGACTACGTCCACGAGAACAGCGCGTACAGCTCATGA
- a CDS encoding DMT family transporter gives MTGQNSATASKSIAVTGRGETAAPATAPDAAPAPAAARQGTLLAGLGVVAFSLTFPATAWGLESFGPWSLVAVRCLLAGVIAGAFLLAGRVALPERRHWAGLAVVAAGTVVGFPLLTTLALRTSTTSHAAVVVGLLPLTTAALSALRTGRRPSRAFWAAALAGAAVVLAFTVQQSGGALSTGDLYLFGALLICAAGYTEGGRLAREMPGWQVIGWALVLTLPLAVLGSASALAAEPVHLNAHGVLGVLWVAAGSQFAGLYVWYRGMAAIGVPRASQLQLAQPLLTLVWAVLLLGEHLSPAAPLAAAGVLVCIAVTQRAAA, from the coding sequence ATGACAGGACAGAATAGCGCTACCGCCTCGAAGTCGATAGCGGTCACCGGCCGCGGTGAGACCGCCGCCCCGGCCACCGCGCCGGACGCCGCCCCGGCCCCGGCCGCCGCCCGGCAGGGCACCCTGCTCGCCGGGCTCGGGGTCGTCGCCTTCTCGCTGACCTTCCCCGCCACCGCCTGGGGCCTGGAGAGCTTCGGGCCGTGGTCGCTGGTCGCCGTCCGCTGCCTGCTCGCCGGAGTGATCGCGGGCGCGTTCCTGCTGGCGGGCCGGGTGGCCCTGCCGGAGCGGCGGCACTGGGCGGGCCTCGCCGTGGTCGCGGCCGGAACCGTGGTCGGCTTCCCGCTGCTGACCACCCTGGCCCTGCGCACGTCCACCACCTCGCACGCGGCCGTGGTCGTGGGCCTGCTGCCGCTGACCACGGCCGCGCTCTCGGCCCTGCGGACCGGCCGCCGCCCCTCCCGCGCCTTCTGGGCCGCCGCGCTGGCCGGAGCCGCGGTGGTGCTCGCCTTCACCGTCCAGCAGAGCGGCGGCGCCCTCTCCACCGGCGACCTCTACCTCTTCGGCGCGCTGCTGATCTGCGCCGCCGGATACACCGAGGGCGGGCGCCTGGCCCGGGAGATGCCGGGGTGGCAGGTGATCGGCTGGGCGCTGGTCCTCACGCTGCCGCTCGCCGTCCTCGGCTCGGCGTCGGCCCTCGCCGCCGAGCCGGTCCATCTGAACGCGCACGGCGTCCTCGGGGTGCTGTGGGTGGCGGCCGGGTCGCAGTTCGCCGGGCTGTACGTCTGGTACCGGGGCATGGCCGCCATCGGGGTGCCCCGGGCGAGCCAGCTCCAGCTGGCGCAGCCGCTGCTCACCCTCGTCTGGGCGGTCCTGCTGCTGGGCGAGCACCTCTCGCCGGCCGCCCCGCTGGCCGCCGCCGGGGTGCTCGTCTGCATCGCCGTGACCCAGCGGGCGGCGGCCTGA